In a genomic window of Patagioenas fasciata isolate bPatFas1 chromosome 39, bPatFas1.hap1, whole genome shotgun sequence:
- the PC gene encoding pyruvate carboxylase, mitochondrial isoform X2, whose translation MWQLWVPRGGRTLLGGGRLFQLFRGPPPRTAATDTGTYRPIRKVLVANRGEIAIRVFRACTELGIRTVAVYSEQDTGQMHRQKADEAYLVGRGLAPVQAYLHIPDIIRVAQENAVDAIHPGYGFLSERADFAQACVDAGVRFVGPPPRVVRSMGDKVEARAMAIAAGVPVVPGTPTPVGSLEVAQDFAARVGFPLMVKAAHGGGGRGMRVVRDPQELAEGFSRASSEALAAFGDGALFLEKFIERPRHIEVQILGDQHGNVVHLHERDCSIQRRHQKVVEIAPAARLPPELRARLARDAVRLAQQVGYENAGTVEFLVDQSGDYYFIEVNSRLQVEHTVTEEITGVDLVQAQLQVAAGRSLPELGLLQESIAVNGCAIQCRVTTEDPARGFQPDTGRIEVFRSGEGMGIRLDGASAFQGALISPHYDSLLVKVVAHGPDQPTAAAKMRRALAEFRIRGVKTNIPFLQNVLAHPQFLGGAVDTQFIDENPELFHLSPGQNRAQKLLHYLGHVMVNGPSTPLPVKAKAALVEPTPPPVPMGDPPAGLRAVLQREGPGGFARALRGHRGLLLTDTTFRDAHQSLLATRVRTRDLARVAPFAAHALSGLCSMETWGGATFDVSMRFLHECPWERLRELRRLVPNIPFQMLLRGANAVGYTNYPDNVIHRFCEVAVTNGMDIFRVFDALNFVPNLVLGVEAAGAAGGVVEAALSYTGDVADPSRTKYDLGYYLGVARELVAAGTHVLCIKDMAGLLTPAAARLLVGTLRDTFPDVPIHVHTHDTAGAAVASMLAAADAGADVVDVAVDAMAGMTSQPSMGAMVACTRGTPLDTGISLEKVFEYSEYWEATRGLYAAFDCTATMKSGNADVYENEIPGGQYTNLHFQAHAMGLGHKFKEVKKAYAEANKLLGDLIKVTPSSKVVGDLAQFMVQNGLSRQEVEARADELSFPQSVVEFLQGHIGTPPGGFPEPFRSRVLKDLPRVKGRPGATLPPLDFEALGRELGEGRGGDGTPLPPEELLSAALYPKVFREFREFRDTFGPVSVLGTRLFLEGPAIAEEFEVELERGKTLHIKALALGDLNSAGQREVFFELNGQLRSILVRDTQAIKEMHVHPKAQRGVKGQVGAPMPGEVVELRVGEGERVAKGAALCVLSAMKMETVVTAPVAGTVTRVHVRPGMSLEGDDLIAEIQ comes from the exons ATGTGGCAGCTCTGGGTCCCCCGCGGGGGCCGCACCCTCCTGGGGGGGGGGCGGCTGTTCCAGCtgttccggggtccccccccccgCACCGCGGCCACCGACACCGGCACCTACCGGCCCATCCGCAAAGTGCTGGTGGCCAATAGGG GCGAGATCGCCATCCGCGTGTTCCGGGCGTGCACGGAGCTGGGGATCCGCACGGTGGCCGTGTACTCGGAGCAGGACACGGGCCAGATGCACCGGCAGAAGGCCGACGAGGCCTACCTGGTGGGCCGGGGCCTGGCGCCCGTGCAGGCCTACCTGCACATCCCCGACATCATCCGCGTGGCGCAG gaGAACGCGGTGGACGCCATCCACCCCGGGTACGGGTTCCTGTCGGAGCGGGCGGACTTCGCGCAGGCCTGCGTGGACGCGGGGGTGCGCTTCGTGGGGCCCCCCCCGCGCGTCGTGCGCAGCATGGGCGACAAGGTGGAGGCGCGAGCCATGGCCATCGCCGCCG gggtGCCGGTGGTTCCCGGGACCCCCACCCCGGTGGGGTCACTGGAGGTCGCTCAGGACTTCGCTGCCCGGGTTGGGTTCCCGCTCATGGTCAAGGCCGCGCACGGGGGGGGCGGCCGCGGAATGAGGGTCGTGAGGGACCCCCAG GAGCTGGCCGAGGGTTTCTCGCGCGCCTCCTCGGAGGCTCTGGCGGCGTTTGGGGACGGGGCCCTGTTCCTGGAGAAATTCATCGAGCGCCCGCGCCACATCGAGGTCCAGATCCTGG GTGACCAGCACGGGAACGTGGTTCACCTGCACGAGCGCGACTGCTCCATCCAGCGCCGGCACCAGAAGGTGGTGGAGATCGCCCCGGCCGCGCGGCTGCCGCCCGAGCTGCGCGCTCGCCTGGCCCGCGACGCCGTGCGCCTGGCGCAGCAG GTGGGGTACGAGAACGCGGGGACggtggagttcctggtggaccaGAGCGGCGATTACTACTTCATCGAGGTCAACTCGCGGCTGCAGGTGGAGCACACGGTCACCGAGGAGATCACCGG gGTGGACCTGGTGCAGGCTCAGCTGCAGGTGGCCGCGGGGCGCTCGCTGCCCgagctggggctgctccaggAGAGCATCGCGGTCAACGGCTGCGCCATCCAGTGCCGCGTCACCACCGAGGACCCCGCGCGCGGCTTCCAGCCCGACACCGGGCGCATCGAG GTGTTCCGCAGCGGTGAGGGGATGGGGATCCGCTTGGACGGCGCCTCCGCCTTCCAGGGCGCCCTCATCTCCCCCCACTACGACTCGCTGCTGGTCAAGGTCGTGGCGCACGGGCCCGATCAGCCCACGGCGGCCGCCAAGATGCGCCGGGCGCTGGCCGAGTTCCGCATCCGCGGGGTCAAG acGAACATCCCGTTCCTGCAGAACGTCCTggcgcacccccagttcctgggGGGGGCCGTGGACACCCAGTTCATCGATGAGAACCCCGAACTTTTCCACCTCAGCCCCGGCCAGAATCGGGCCCAGAAGCTGCTGCATTATCTGG GTCACGTGATGGTGAACGGCCCCAGCACCCCCCTGCCGGTCAAGGCCAAGGCCGCCCTGGTGGAGCCCACCCCCCCCCCGGTGCCCATGG GTGACCCCCCCGCGGGTCTGCGGGCCGTGCTGCAGCGGGAGGGCCCGGGGGGGTTCGCGCGGGCGCTGCGGGGGCACCGGGGGCTCCTCCTGACCGACACCACGTTCCGCGACGCCCACCAATCGCTCTTGGCCACGCGCGTCCGCACCCGCGACCTGGCCCGGGTGGCCCCCTTCGCCGCCCACGCGCTCAGCGGCCTCTGCAGCATGGAGACCTGGGGGG GCGCCACGTTCGACGTGTCCATGCGGTTCCTGCACGAGTGTCCGTGGGAGCGGCTGCGGGAGCTGCGGCGCCTGGTGCCCAACATCCCCTTCCAGATGCTGCTGCGGGGGGCGAACGCCGTGGGGTACACGAACTACCCCGACAACGTCATCCAccg gttCTGCGAGGTGGCCGTGACCAATGGCATGGACATTTTCCGGGTGTTCGATGCTCTCAACTTCGTGCCCAACCTGGTGCTGGGGGtggaggcggcgggggcggccgggggggtGGTGGAGGCCGCCCTGTCCTACACGGGGGACGTGGCCGACCCCTCCCGCACCAAGTACGACCTGGGCTACTACCTGGGGGTGGCCCGCGAGCTGGTGGCCGCGGGGACCCACGTGCTCTGCATCAAG gaCATGGCGGGGCTGCTGACGCCGGCGGCCGCGCGGCTCCTGGTGGGGACGCTGCGCGACACCTTCCCCGACGTCCCCATCCACGTGCACACGCACGACACGGCCGGCGCCGCCGTGGCCTCCATGCTGGCGGCCGCCGACGCCGGCGCCGACGTGGTGGACGTGGCCGTGGACGCCATGGCCGGCATGACCTCCCAGCCCAGCATGGGCGCCATGGTGGCCTGCACCCGCGGGACCCCCCTGGACACCG GGATCTCCCTGGAGAAGGTGTTTGAGTACAGCGAGTACTGGGAGGCCACGCGGGGTCTCTACGCCGCCTTCGACTGCACGGCCACCATGAAGTCGGGCAACGCCGACGTCTACGAGAACGAGATCCCGGGGGGCCAGTACACCAACCTGCACTTCCAGGCCCACGCCATGGGGCTGGGCCACAAGTTCAAGGAGGTCAAGAAGGCCTACGCCGAGGCCAACAAGCTGCTGGGGGACCTCATCAAG gtgACGCCGTCGTCCAAGGTGGTGGGGGACCTGGCGCAGTTCATGGTGCAGAACGGGCTCTCGCGCCAGGAGGTGGAGGCGCGGGCGGACGAGCTCTCCTTCCCCCAGTCTGTGGTCGAGTTCCTGCAGGGCCACATCGGGACCCCCCCGGGGGGCTTCCCCGAGCCCTTCCGCTCCCGG GTTCTCAAGGACCTCCCCCGCGTCAAGGGCCGTCCCGGGGCCACCCTCCCCCCGCTGGACTTCGAGGCGCTGGGGCGGGAGCTGggagaggggcgggggggggacgggacccccctgcCCCCCGAGGAGCTGCTGTCGGCCGCCCTGTACCCCAAAGTGTTCCGCGAGTTCCGCGAGTTCCGCGACACCTTCGGCCCCGTCAGCGTCCTGGGCACGCGGCTCTTCCTGGAGGGGCCCGCCATTGCTGAGGAGTTcgag gtGGAGCTGGAGCGGGGGAAGACGCTGCACATCAAGGCGCTGGCGCTGGGCGACCTGAACAGCGCGGGGCAGCGCGAGGTTTTCTTCGAGCTCAACGGGCAGCTCCGCTCCATCCTGGTCCGGGACACCCAGGCCATcaag GAGATGCACGTGCACCCCAAGGCGCAGCGGGGGGTGAAGGGGCAGGTGGGGGCGCCCATGCCGGGGGAGGTGGTGGAGCtgcgggtgggggagggggagcgggtGGCCAAGGGGGCGGCGCTGTGCGTGCTGAGCGCCATGAAGATGGAGACGGTGGTGACGGCGCCCGTGGCGGGGACGGTGACGCGGGTGCACGTGCGCCCGGGGATGAGCCTGGAGGGCGACGACCTCATCGCCGAGATCCAGTAG
- the PC gene encoding pyruvate carboxylase, mitochondrial isoform X1, whose protein sequence is MSPKPFNDPQTPPCVPHVPQCPLDPPNVPITYQPIHKVLVANRGEIAIRVFRACTELGIRTVAVYSEQDTGQMHRQKADEAYLVGRGLAPVQAYLHIPDIIRVAQENAVDAIHPGYGFLSERADFAQACVDAGVRFVGPPPRVVRSMGDKVEARAMAIAAGVPVVPGTPTPVGSLEVAQDFAARVGFPLMVKAAHGGGGRGMRVVRDPQELAEGFSRASSEALAAFGDGALFLEKFIERPRHIEVQILGDQHGNVVHLHERDCSIQRRHQKVVEIAPAARLPPELRARLARDAVRLAQQVGYENAGTVEFLVDQSGDYYFIEVNSRLQVEHTVTEEITGVDLVQAQLQVAAGRSLPELGLLQESIAVNGCAIQCRVTTEDPARGFQPDTGRIEVFRSGEGMGIRLDGASAFQGALISPHYDSLLVKVVAHGPDQPTAAAKMRRALAEFRIRGVKTNIPFLQNVLAHPQFLGGAVDTQFIDENPELFHLSPGQNRAQKLLHYLGHVMVNGPSTPLPVKAKAALVEPTPPPVPMGDPPAGLRAVLQREGPGGFARALRGHRGLLLTDTTFRDAHQSLLATRVRTRDLARVAPFAAHALSGLCSMETWGGATFDVSMRFLHECPWERLRELRRLVPNIPFQMLLRGANAVGYTNYPDNVIHRFCEVAVTNGMDIFRVFDALNFVPNLVLGVEAAGAAGGVVEAALSYTGDVADPSRTKYDLGYYLGVARELVAAGTHVLCIKDMAGLLTPAAARLLVGTLRDTFPDVPIHVHTHDTAGAAVASMLAAADAGADVVDVAVDAMAGMTSQPSMGAMVACTRGTPLDTGISLEKVFEYSEYWEATRGLYAAFDCTATMKSGNADVYENEIPGGQYTNLHFQAHAMGLGHKFKEVKKAYAEANKLLGDLIKVTPSSKVVGDLAQFMVQNGLSRQEVEARADELSFPQSVVEFLQGHIGTPPGGFPEPFRSRVLKDLPRVKGRPGATLPPLDFEALGRELGEGRGGDGTPLPPEELLSAALYPKVFREFREFRDTFGPVSVLGTRLFLEGPAIAEEFEVELERGKTLHIKALALGDLNSAGQREVFFELNGQLRSILVRDTQAIKEMHVHPKAQRGVKGQVGAPMPGEVVELRVGEGERVAKGAALCVLSAMKMETVVTAPVAGTVTRVHVRPGMSLEGDDLIAEIQ, encoded by the exons atgtcccccaaacccttcaatgacccccagacccccccatgtgttccccatgtcccccaatgtcccctggacccccccaatgtccccatcacatACCAGCCCATCCACAAAGTGCTGGTGGCCAATAGGG GCGAGATCGCCATCCGCGTGTTCCGGGCGTGCACGGAGCTGGGGATCCGCACGGTGGCCGTGTACTCGGAGCAGGACACGGGCCAGATGCACCGGCAGAAGGCCGACGAGGCCTACCTGGTGGGCCGGGGCCTGGCGCCCGTGCAGGCCTACCTGCACATCCCCGACATCATCCGCGTGGCGCAG gaGAACGCGGTGGACGCCATCCACCCCGGGTACGGGTTCCTGTCGGAGCGGGCGGACTTCGCGCAGGCCTGCGTGGACGCGGGGGTGCGCTTCGTGGGGCCCCCCCCGCGCGTCGTGCGCAGCATGGGCGACAAGGTGGAGGCGCGAGCCATGGCCATCGCCGCCG gggtGCCGGTGGTTCCCGGGACCCCCACCCCGGTGGGGTCACTGGAGGTCGCTCAGGACTTCGCTGCCCGGGTTGGGTTCCCGCTCATGGTCAAGGCCGCGCACGGGGGGGGCGGCCGCGGAATGAGGGTCGTGAGGGACCCCCAG GAGCTGGCCGAGGGTTTCTCGCGCGCCTCCTCGGAGGCTCTGGCGGCGTTTGGGGACGGGGCCCTGTTCCTGGAGAAATTCATCGAGCGCCCGCGCCACATCGAGGTCCAGATCCTGG GTGACCAGCACGGGAACGTGGTTCACCTGCACGAGCGCGACTGCTCCATCCAGCGCCGGCACCAGAAGGTGGTGGAGATCGCCCCGGCCGCGCGGCTGCCGCCCGAGCTGCGCGCTCGCCTGGCCCGCGACGCCGTGCGCCTGGCGCAGCAG GTGGGGTACGAGAACGCGGGGACggtggagttcctggtggaccaGAGCGGCGATTACTACTTCATCGAGGTCAACTCGCGGCTGCAGGTGGAGCACACGGTCACCGAGGAGATCACCGG gGTGGACCTGGTGCAGGCTCAGCTGCAGGTGGCCGCGGGGCGCTCGCTGCCCgagctggggctgctccaggAGAGCATCGCGGTCAACGGCTGCGCCATCCAGTGCCGCGTCACCACCGAGGACCCCGCGCGCGGCTTCCAGCCCGACACCGGGCGCATCGAG GTGTTCCGCAGCGGTGAGGGGATGGGGATCCGCTTGGACGGCGCCTCCGCCTTCCAGGGCGCCCTCATCTCCCCCCACTACGACTCGCTGCTGGTCAAGGTCGTGGCGCACGGGCCCGATCAGCCCACGGCGGCCGCCAAGATGCGCCGGGCGCTGGCCGAGTTCCGCATCCGCGGGGTCAAG acGAACATCCCGTTCCTGCAGAACGTCCTggcgcacccccagttcctgggGGGGGCCGTGGACACCCAGTTCATCGATGAGAACCCCGAACTTTTCCACCTCAGCCCCGGCCAGAATCGGGCCCAGAAGCTGCTGCATTATCTGG GTCACGTGATGGTGAACGGCCCCAGCACCCCCCTGCCGGTCAAGGCCAAGGCCGCCCTGGTGGAGCCCACCCCCCCCCCGGTGCCCATGG GTGACCCCCCCGCGGGTCTGCGGGCCGTGCTGCAGCGGGAGGGCCCGGGGGGGTTCGCGCGGGCGCTGCGGGGGCACCGGGGGCTCCTCCTGACCGACACCACGTTCCGCGACGCCCACCAATCGCTCTTGGCCACGCGCGTCCGCACCCGCGACCTGGCCCGGGTGGCCCCCTTCGCCGCCCACGCGCTCAGCGGCCTCTGCAGCATGGAGACCTGGGGGG GCGCCACGTTCGACGTGTCCATGCGGTTCCTGCACGAGTGTCCGTGGGAGCGGCTGCGGGAGCTGCGGCGCCTGGTGCCCAACATCCCCTTCCAGATGCTGCTGCGGGGGGCGAACGCCGTGGGGTACACGAACTACCCCGACAACGTCATCCAccg gttCTGCGAGGTGGCCGTGACCAATGGCATGGACATTTTCCGGGTGTTCGATGCTCTCAACTTCGTGCCCAACCTGGTGCTGGGGGtggaggcggcgggggcggccgggggggtGGTGGAGGCCGCCCTGTCCTACACGGGGGACGTGGCCGACCCCTCCCGCACCAAGTACGACCTGGGCTACTACCTGGGGGTGGCCCGCGAGCTGGTGGCCGCGGGGACCCACGTGCTCTGCATCAAG gaCATGGCGGGGCTGCTGACGCCGGCGGCCGCGCGGCTCCTGGTGGGGACGCTGCGCGACACCTTCCCCGACGTCCCCATCCACGTGCACACGCACGACACGGCCGGCGCCGCCGTGGCCTCCATGCTGGCGGCCGCCGACGCCGGCGCCGACGTGGTGGACGTGGCCGTGGACGCCATGGCCGGCATGACCTCCCAGCCCAGCATGGGCGCCATGGTGGCCTGCACCCGCGGGACCCCCCTGGACACCG GGATCTCCCTGGAGAAGGTGTTTGAGTACAGCGAGTACTGGGAGGCCACGCGGGGTCTCTACGCCGCCTTCGACTGCACGGCCACCATGAAGTCGGGCAACGCCGACGTCTACGAGAACGAGATCCCGGGGGGCCAGTACACCAACCTGCACTTCCAGGCCCACGCCATGGGGCTGGGCCACAAGTTCAAGGAGGTCAAGAAGGCCTACGCCGAGGCCAACAAGCTGCTGGGGGACCTCATCAAG gtgACGCCGTCGTCCAAGGTGGTGGGGGACCTGGCGCAGTTCATGGTGCAGAACGGGCTCTCGCGCCAGGAGGTGGAGGCGCGGGCGGACGAGCTCTCCTTCCCCCAGTCTGTGGTCGAGTTCCTGCAGGGCCACATCGGGACCCCCCCGGGGGGCTTCCCCGAGCCCTTCCGCTCCCGG GTTCTCAAGGACCTCCCCCGCGTCAAGGGCCGTCCCGGGGCCACCCTCCCCCCGCTGGACTTCGAGGCGCTGGGGCGGGAGCTGggagaggggcgggggggggacgggacccccctgcCCCCCGAGGAGCTGCTGTCGGCCGCCCTGTACCCCAAAGTGTTCCGCGAGTTCCGCGAGTTCCGCGACACCTTCGGCCCCGTCAGCGTCCTGGGCACGCGGCTCTTCCTGGAGGGGCCCGCCATTGCTGAGGAGTTcgag gtGGAGCTGGAGCGGGGGAAGACGCTGCACATCAAGGCGCTGGCGCTGGGCGACCTGAACAGCGCGGGGCAGCGCGAGGTTTTCTTCGAGCTCAACGGGCAGCTCCGCTCCATCCTGGTCCGGGACACCCAGGCCATcaag GAGATGCACGTGCACCCCAAGGCGCAGCGGGGGGTGAAGGGGCAGGTGGGGGCGCCCATGCCGGGGGAGGTGGTGGAGCtgcgggtgggggagggggagcgggtGGCCAAGGGGGCGGCGCTGTGCGTGCTGAGCGCCATGAAGATGGAGACGGTGGTGACGGCGCCCGTGGCGGGGACGGTGACGCGGGTGCACGTGCGCCCGGGGATGAGCCTGGAGGGCGACGACCTCATCGCCGAGATCCAGTAG
- the PC gene encoding pyruvate carboxylase, mitochondrial isoform X3 → MAIAAGVPVVPGTPTPVGSLEVAQDFAARVGFPLMVKAAHGGGGRGMRVVRDPQELAEGFSRASSEALAAFGDGALFLEKFIERPRHIEVQILGDQHGNVVHLHERDCSIQRRHQKVVEIAPAARLPPELRARLARDAVRLAQQVGYENAGTVEFLVDQSGDYYFIEVNSRLQVEHTVTEEITGVDLVQAQLQVAAGRSLPELGLLQESIAVNGCAIQCRVTTEDPARGFQPDTGRIEVFRSGEGMGIRLDGASAFQGALISPHYDSLLVKVVAHGPDQPTAAAKMRRALAEFRIRGVKTNIPFLQNVLAHPQFLGGAVDTQFIDENPELFHLSPGQNRAQKLLHYLGHVMVNGPSTPLPVKAKAALVEPTPPPVPMGDPPAGLRAVLQREGPGGFARALRGHRGLLLTDTTFRDAHQSLLATRVRTRDLARVAPFAAHALSGLCSMETWGGATFDVSMRFLHECPWERLRELRRLVPNIPFQMLLRGANAVGYTNYPDNVIHRFCEVAVTNGMDIFRVFDALNFVPNLVLGVEAAGAAGGVVEAALSYTGDVADPSRTKYDLGYYLGVARELVAAGTHVLCIKDMAGLLTPAAARLLVGTLRDTFPDVPIHVHTHDTAGAAVASMLAAADAGADVVDVAVDAMAGMTSQPSMGAMVACTRGTPLDTGISLEKVFEYSEYWEATRGLYAAFDCTATMKSGNADVYENEIPGGQYTNLHFQAHAMGLGHKFKEVKKAYAEANKLLGDLIKVTPSSKVVGDLAQFMVQNGLSRQEVEARADELSFPQSVVEFLQGHIGTPPGGFPEPFRSRVLKDLPRVKGRPGATLPPLDFEALGRELGEGRGGDGTPLPPEELLSAALYPKVFREFREFRDTFGPVSVLGTRLFLEGPAIAEEFEVELERGKTLHIKALALGDLNSAGQREVFFELNGQLRSILVRDTQAIKEMHVHPKAQRGVKGQVGAPMPGEVVELRVGEGERVAKGAALCVLSAMKMETVVTAPVAGTVTRVHVRPGMSLEGDDLIAEIQ, encoded by the exons ATGGCCATCGCCGCCG gggtGCCGGTGGTTCCCGGGACCCCCACCCCGGTGGGGTCACTGGAGGTCGCTCAGGACTTCGCTGCCCGGGTTGGGTTCCCGCTCATGGTCAAGGCCGCGCACGGGGGGGGCGGCCGCGGAATGAGGGTCGTGAGGGACCCCCAG GAGCTGGCCGAGGGTTTCTCGCGCGCCTCCTCGGAGGCTCTGGCGGCGTTTGGGGACGGGGCCCTGTTCCTGGAGAAATTCATCGAGCGCCCGCGCCACATCGAGGTCCAGATCCTGG GTGACCAGCACGGGAACGTGGTTCACCTGCACGAGCGCGACTGCTCCATCCAGCGCCGGCACCAGAAGGTGGTGGAGATCGCCCCGGCCGCGCGGCTGCCGCCCGAGCTGCGCGCTCGCCTGGCCCGCGACGCCGTGCGCCTGGCGCAGCAG GTGGGGTACGAGAACGCGGGGACggtggagttcctggtggaccaGAGCGGCGATTACTACTTCATCGAGGTCAACTCGCGGCTGCAGGTGGAGCACACGGTCACCGAGGAGATCACCGG gGTGGACCTGGTGCAGGCTCAGCTGCAGGTGGCCGCGGGGCGCTCGCTGCCCgagctggggctgctccaggAGAGCATCGCGGTCAACGGCTGCGCCATCCAGTGCCGCGTCACCACCGAGGACCCCGCGCGCGGCTTCCAGCCCGACACCGGGCGCATCGAG GTGTTCCGCAGCGGTGAGGGGATGGGGATCCGCTTGGACGGCGCCTCCGCCTTCCAGGGCGCCCTCATCTCCCCCCACTACGACTCGCTGCTGGTCAAGGTCGTGGCGCACGGGCCCGATCAGCCCACGGCGGCCGCCAAGATGCGCCGGGCGCTGGCCGAGTTCCGCATCCGCGGGGTCAAG acGAACATCCCGTTCCTGCAGAACGTCCTggcgcacccccagttcctgggGGGGGCCGTGGACACCCAGTTCATCGATGAGAACCCCGAACTTTTCCACCTCAGCCCCGGCCAGAATCGGGCCCAGAAGCTGCTGCATTATCTGG GTCACGTGATGGTGAACGGCCCCAGCACCCCCCTGCCGGTCAAGGCCAAGGCCGCCCTGGTGGAGCCCACCCCCCCCCCGGTGCCCATGG GTGACCCCCCCGCGGGTCTGCGGGCCGTGCTGCAGCGGGAGGGCCCGGGGGGGTTCGCGCGGGCGCTGCGGGGGCACCGGGGGCTCCTCCTGACCGACACCACGTTCCGCGACGCCCACCAATCGCTCTTGGCCACGCGCGTCCGCACCCGCGACCTGGCCCGGGTGGCCCCCTTCGCCGCCCACGCGCTCAGCGGCCTCTGCAGCATGGAGACCTGGGGGG GCGCCACGTTCGACGTGTCCATGCGGTTCCTGCACGAGTGTCCGTGGGAGCGGCTGCGGGAGCTGCGGCGCCTGGTGCCCAACATCCCCTTCCAGATGCTGCTGCGGGGGGCGAACGCCGTGGGGTACACGAACTACCCCGACAACGTCATCCAccg gttCTGCGAGGTGGCCGTGACCAATGGCATGGACATTTTCCGGGTGTTCGATGCTCTCAACTTCGTGCCCAACCTGGTGCTGGGGGtggaggcggcgggggcggccgggggggtGGTGGAGGCCGCCCTGTCCTACACGGGGGACGTGGCCGACCCCTCCCGCACCAAGTACGACCTGGGCTACTACCTGGGGGTGGCCCGCGAGCTGGTGGCCGCGGGGACCCACGTGCTCTGCATCAAG gaCATGGCGGGGCTGCTGACGCCGGCGGCCGCGCGGCTCCTGGTGGGGACGCTGCGCGACACCTTCCCCGACGTCCCCATCCACGTGCACACGCACGACACGGCCGGCGCCGCCGTGGCCTCCATGCTGGCGGCCGCCGACGCCGGCGCCGACGTGGTGGACGTGGCCGTGGACGCCATGGCCGGCATGACCTCCCAGCCCAGCATGGGCGCCATGGTGGCCTGCACCCGCGGGACCCCCCTGGACACCG GGATCTCCCTGGAGAAGGTGTTTGAGTACAGCGAGTACTGGGAGGCCACGCGGGGTCTCTACGCCGCCTTCGACTGCACGGCCACCATGAAGTCGGGCAACGCCGACGTCTACGAGAACGAGATCCCGGGGGGCCAGTACACCAACCTGCACTTCCAGGCCCACGCCATGGGGCTGGGCCACAAGTTCAAGGAGGTCAAGAAGGCCTACGCCGAGGCCAACAAGCTGCTGGGGGACCTCATCAAG gtgACGCCGTCGTCCAAGGTGGTGGGGGACCTGGCGCAGTTCATGGTGCAGAACGGGCTCTCGCGCCAGGAGGTGGAGGCGCGGGCGGACGAGCTCTCCTTCCCCCAGTCTGTGGTCGAGTTCCTGCAGGGCCACATCGGGACCCCCCCGGGGGGCTTCCCCGAGCCCTTCCGCTCCCGG GTTCTCAAGGACCTCCCCCGCGTCAAGGGCCGTCCCGGGGCCACCCTCCCCCCGCTGGACTTCGAGGCGCTGGGGCGGGAGCTGggagaggggcgggggggggacgggacccccctgcCCCCCGAGGAGCTGCTGTCGGCCGCCCTGTACCCCAAAGTGTTCCGCGAGTTCCGCGAGTTCCGCGACACCTTCGGCCCCGTCAGCGTCCTGGGCACGCGGCTCTTCCTGGAGGGGCCCGCCATTGCTGAGGAGTTcgag gtGGAGCTGGAGCGGGGGAAGACGCTGCACATCAAGGCGCTGGCGCTGGGCGACCTGAACAGCGCGGGGCAGCGCGAGGTTTTCTTCGAGCTCAACGGGCAGCTCCGCTCCATCCTGGTCCGGGACACCCAGGCCATcaag GAGATGCACGTGCACCCCAAGGCGCAGCGGGGGGTGAAGGGGCAGGTGGGGGCGCCCATGCCGGGGGAGGTGGTGGAGCtgcgggtgggggagggggagcgggtGGCCAAGGGGGCGGCGCTGTGCGTGCTGAGCGCCATGAAGATGGAGACGGTGGTGACGGCGCCCGTGGCGGGGACGGTGACGCGGGTGCACGTGCGCCCGGGGATGAGCCTGGAGGGCGACGACCTCATCGCCGAGATCCAGTAG